The DNA segment GCCGCCCGCCTGCGCGAGGCCATGGCCGAGACCTCCGCCTCCGCCGGCCATGCCCGGGTCGAGCTGGAGGAGAAGCTGGCCGCCGCCCGCAAGATGGCGGAGGAGAAGCTGGCCGGCCTGCACATGCCGAGCCTGCCGCACCTGCCCAGCGTGGAGGAGCTGCGCGGCCGCGCCGCCAAGATGTTCGCCCGCAGCCCCAGCACGGACGACATCGTTGCCCGTGCCCGCGAGATGCTGTTCGAGAGCGTCTTCCAGCAGCTCGAGCCGCAACGGGTATCGGTGAAGGCCCAGAACCGCCCGCAACGCTGAAGCTGGGCTGGATGGATGTGAGAAGGGCGGAGCCGCGAGGCTCCGCCCTTTTCGTTTGCGCGTAGGTCGGATCGAGCCCATGGCGATGATCCGACACGGTGTCAGGACGTTGCGACGGCGCGTCAGCCCCCGCTGCGCTCGCACCGACCTACGGGGCTGGCGCTCTGGCACCGGCATGAATGGATAATCCGTGTCGGATCGGCGCTGCGCTCGATCCGACCTGCGGCCCTGAAACGCGAAAGCCCCGCCGGTGAGGGCGGGGCTTTTGACGCGAAGCGGATGGCGTCCCCTAGGGGATTCGAACCCCTGTTACCGCCGTGAGAGGGCGGTGTCCTAGGCCTCTAGACGAAGGGGACGAGGCCGTCTGTGTGGGGCGGGTATTTAGAGGGTCGGGCAGGGTCGGTCAACAGCTTTTTTGCATCCGCGTGAAAATCCTGCCCACCCGCTCCGGGCCGCCGGTCCGCATCGGCGCGGACGCGGCGGAAATGCTGGTTCAGTGGGCGAGCTCGCGGGCCGCTGAGAGCAGGGCCTGTACATCCTCCACCTTCGTGCACCACGCCGTGACAAGGCGGATCACGTTGCCTTCCCAGCGATAAAAGCCGAATTCCTTAGCTTCCAGCCCGGCGATGACCTCCTCCGGCAGGGCGATGAACACCTCGTTCGCCTCGACAGGCGACTGGAGCTCAACGCCGGGAATGGTGCCCAGCCCTTCTGCGAGCTGGCGGGCCATGGCGTTGGCATGGGTGGCGAGGCGCAGCCACAGCCCGTCCGTCACATAGGCGTCGAGCTGGGCGGAAAGGAACCGCATCTTGCTGAACAGATGCGCCGCGCGTTTGCGGCGGTAGCCGAACTCGGCCGCCAGCTCCTTGTCGAAGAACACCACCGCCTCGGCCGCCATCGCACCATTTTTGGTAGCCCCGAAGCTCAGTACGTCTACACCGGCCCGCCATGTCACGTCGGCCGGGTGGCAGCCCAGCGAGGCCACGGCGTTGGCGAAGCGGGCGCCGTCCATATGGACCCGCATGCCATGACGCTTCGCCGCCTCGGCCAGGGCCCCGACCTCGGCCGGGCTGTAGACCGTTCCGGCTTCTGTCGCCTGGGTCAGGGACAGGGCCTTGGGTTGGACCGCATGGACGAAGCCGATATGCGCGTTGGCAAGGGCGTCGGACAGGGTACCGGCGGAAATCTTGCCGTTCTCGCCCTGCAGGGTGACCAGCTTGGCCCCGGCGGTATACATCTCCGGCGCGCCGCACTCATCCGTGTTGATGTGGCTGTCGGCATGGCAATAGACGGCGCCCCAGGGCGGCGTCAGCGCAGCCAGGGCCAGACTGTTGGCGGCTGTGCCGGTCGCCACGGGAAAGACGGCGCAGTCGGTGCCGAACAGGTCGGAAATCTTCGCCTGCACCCGCGCTGTGATCGGATCGTCGCCATAGGACGACATCGGCCCGGCCCCGTTGGCCTCGATCAGGG comes from the Indioceanicola profundi genome and includes:
- a CDS encoding threonine aldolase family protein, producing the protein MNFKSDNVTGAAPEIVAALIEANGAGPMSSYGDDPITARVQAKISDLFGTDCAVFPVATGTAANSLALAALTPPWGAVYCHADSHINTDECGAPEMYTAGAKLVTLQGENGKISAGTLSDALANAHIGFVHAVQPKALSLTQATEAGTVYSPAEVGALAEAAKRHGMRVHMDGARFANAVASLGCHPADVTWRAGVDVLSFGATKNGAMAAEAVVFFDKELAAEFGYRRKRAAHLFSKMRFLSAQLDAYVTDGLWLRLATHANAMARQLAEGLGTIPGVELQSPVEANEVFIALPEEVIAGLEAKEFGFYRWEGNVIRLVTAWCTKVEDVQALLSAARELAH